The Polyangium mundeleinium genome contains the following window.
CGAAGCGTCGTCCCAAATCGAGACCTGCTCGACGGTGCACGCGATCGCGCAGGTTCCGAGCCGCATCGCGCTTGAAGCTGATCGCAAGAATGCGCCGCGGCGGCGGGCACGTTCCTGTCTCGAGCAGGAAGCAAGCCCTCTGCGCGAGGAGTTCGGTCTTGCCTGCACCGGGTCCTGCGACGACGGCAGTGTTCTCGTTGGCCCGCACCGCCGACTCGGCGGCCGGCTCGAGCTCCGCTATGCCGCGTGGCGTCCACGCCGAGGGGTCGACTAGACGAGCCATGTCACGTTGGAGCGAGCGCCTTTACTCGCTCGGCAAGGCGACGGAGGACATCGGGGGCGCCCTTCGCGAGTGTAGTATCGTCGCACTGCGCGAGAGCTCGCGCGTGGGTTGCAGGCTTGCTGCCCGACGCGAAAAAGTACGCGTACCAAGAAAAGAGCTTGTGCTCCTCGTCTGTGTACGTGAGGCCGCTGCCTCCGTTAGTGCCCAGGGTTGCGCGTGTGACCCGTTCGACGAACGGCTTCACGTCTTCGTGAGGTTGCGGGAATTGCGGGCCTCCGCGCGAGGGAGCGAGCTTCTTGTATGCCTCTGGGAATGCCGAGAGCATTGAAAAATCGAGATCGAGCGGCGCGCTCATGAAGACGTTGAAGCCGACCTCGAGATGCCTAATCCAAGATGCGAAGGTAGGATCCGTGATCGCTACGGGAACAACAGTGTCGACCTGCTCAAGGTGAACGCCGTCGAGCACCTTGGCGGATCCTTCGCCGAATTCCACCAGCTCACCTACCAGGTCACGAATGCGTGCCCAACCACCGCCATGGCGCTCGAGATCGAGGTCGGTCAAGGTCACGTAGGGTGTTCCGATCTCGCGAAGGAGCCGCCAGAAGTGATGCACGTGCCGGCCCCCGAGGGGGACGACCGCGATGAAACGAGGATCGATGTCGAGCCCAAGAACCCTAGCGACACGCGGGATGACGATCTCTTCGCTTGCACCCTCGCCGAGAACCACAACGGAGGCGAAATAGAGCTCGGGATATGCCATCACGGCCTCGCGCACGTACTTGAATGCCTCTTCAGTGTCCTTTGGCAGCGACAGGCGGGTGATACGGCGCCCGCCATTCGCCTCAGCGCGGAAGTGGCGCACCTCGGACGGCTCAACACGACGCATGATCGATGCGGAGTGACTCGTCAGAAGTACCTGCACACCGCCAGCGGCGATTAAGTTGCGGAGCTTCTTCAGGATACGCCCGAGGTACTGAGGAGCGAGATGGTTCTCAGGCTCCTCCACCGCGAGCAAGGTGAGCACTGGGCGCGGCCCGCTATCGAACGTGGCTGAGCCCTTGCCCGCGAGCTTGGCCTCGAACGTGAGCGTGCTTTCCACGAGGGCGAAGTAGAGAAGCGAGCGCTCGCCTTCGCTCAGAAGATGGATGGATCTCGAGCCGACCGGGCCCGAGATCTCGGCATCAAGGCGCCGCAGGACGCCGGCAAGATCCGTATCCGCGAACGTGAATGACGGGACAGACGTGCCACTGACAAGGTCTGACCAATGCTCGCGGAGCGTCGACTCGAGCTCGCTCAGGGTCGCCTCGGCGCGCACCATGCCCGTGAGCTCTCGGTCAAGCTTGGAAATCTTTTCCTTAAGCTCATCCGGCCACCGAATGACCTTCAGGACGCGAGAGAGGATCGTCCCCGACACAGCTCGGAGCTCGCGGACAGCGTCACGGGTAGCGGGAATGTACAATGCTTGAATGAGGCGGCGCTCGACGCCGGACAGCGGAAAGACCTTTTCTTCTGGAGCATCCACTGCGTCGGAGTTCACCCAGGAGAGTCTCTGCTCGACCTCGCCCTCCGCTGTGGGTCCGGCGGACCAACTTCCGTCCAGGCGAATGCGACACATCGGCACAGATGCGGTTTCGCTCACGACGATGTGCTTCAGACACTCGGGCACGGCAGCTGAGGCGGCTGCCGCTGCATCGTTCAGGAGTTCGGGAAATTGGAACCATGCCTCGATCCGAAGATCGAGTTGATTTGGCATGCTCGCGCCTGCCGCTGACGAGACGTGGAAGTCCTCTCGGGTAAGGGTCCGGTGCGCATTCGTAGTTCCGAACATCCGGACGAGGGCAATAAGAGCAGCACTCTTGCCCGCACCGTTCGCACCGACAAACGCCGTGAGCGGGTCGAACTCAATCGTTGTCTCCTCGGGACCGAAGCACCGGAAACCCTTGATCGTCAACTTGAATAGCTGCATGGCGACCAACTCCCTAAAGCAACACGAACTTCAAAGGCCCGGCGGATGCGGACTTGGCAACTGGTAGAGAAAGCCAGGAACGATGCGGCGAGACCTTGAGATCAGTCCCTTCGAGAACTTCACGAAGCGATGACACTGCAATCCTGGCCCCAACAACCGTGCCAGCGTGCCCGTTCTTCATGCCTGCTCGGCGCGCCCATGAGGACAGTACGTGCGCAATGGGGACGCTGAGAGATGCCCGGCGCCCGCGGTCTCTAGGCGAGCGTCCCACGGAGTTCGCGCGAGTGGGACGCAATCGAGCGGGTCATGGTGCATGGCTTGCGTAGTACGAGGCGAATGCGTTGGCGAGGAGATGGTGCTTCGAGATCACTCGGATGGTCGACTGCGTCGTTCGCTCGATCAGACGATAGCTGTCCTCGCCGCGGACCAGCTCTAGGTCAAGGTTGTTCTCGAATACCTTTCGCAGCAGCGTCGCGCACGAGTCGACCGATCTGGCCACGAGTATGCCATTCAACACGCCGGTGCTGAGAATGACCTGAAGCGCAAGCGGGTGCTTCTCGCGAAACAGCGATGCGCGCCGCTCGAAGCGCACTGCGGTCGCGACGAGAGTGCCATCGATGTCTGCGCGGAGGCCCTCGGGTATTGGCGGTGGTGCGTTGGGGTTGCTCATCACCCCGCGGAGCCATTCGAGATACTTGCCGCGGGTCTCCTTGAAACGGTCTGTCTCCGTATCCAAACCGAAGTCTGCCCAGTGGCGCGCCACTACGTCCGCGATCTGCTCATCCGTGCCGGCGGCAAGTCGCCGGTTCAGAATCGCGCCGAGCATCGCCTCGCGGTCCATCGTCTGTGAAACTTCATCAGGGTCGATCCTGTGGAGGATGTTGCGAAGGTCGTCCTCTGACGATTGCGCGAGCTCTGACGAATCGAGCTGGAGTTCGGGAGCATCGAGCTTGGGGACGTAGACGATAACAGGCTTGCCTTGGCCGAGCGCGACGGACGCCTCCGAATCTTTTCCGAACGTGTCGGACTTCTGCGCCATGTAGATGGTTGCGGCGGATCGCCTTAGCATCAGCGCCTCAACAAGCCCCTTCGCGATGCGATCCTCAACCCAAGACTGAGTTGGGTTGAAATACCGCAACTTCAATGGCTTGACCTCCGGGTGCTCGAAGAGACGCAGCACGAACTGATTTACCGACACGAAGTCCGAGTCCTCTCGCATCGAGGTTGCGACGTACACGTCCATGTGGTCGGCTGCGAGATACTGCGAAAGATTGCGCAGGCCTGTTGCCTGGGTACCCGCGATCCGCGCTCGATCGATCTCATCCTTCGGCGCCAGGCGCTCGGCCTCGGCCTCCAACTCCTCAGGCGCGGGGCTGAATAGCGCGGACATCGGGCCGTGGCTGAGCCGGGAACCAAACTTGCGTAGAAGTGATTCCATTTCACGTCGGCGCTTGGGCTTGAACTCCTCTACGGAAGTGCGCCCGTTTTGCCGAATGAAGGCAGCCATATCTCGAAGCCACTTCACCAGTTCTTCGCGCTCTTTACGCTCCTGGTCGAGCTTCGCGGCGGCGATGTACCCGAGGTCGCGCAAGCGCGCCTCGTCGATGTTCTCAATACGGTTCCACGGAGCTCGGTCCCGGTATTCGTCGAGTGAGCGTGTTCCGAGAGCTGCGACAAGCGTTGCGAGGTCGCTTGCGCGATTCATCTCCTCGTACGCCTGCATGAATGTCGGGAACAGACGGATGGCCTCGGCCTGGTAGCGCTTCACTGCGGCCGAGAACTGCCCGATGTCCTGGAATGAATCGGCCTTGAAGTAGCGGTTGAAGAACTGCTGCGACACCGGCCGGATGCCGTAGAAGACCTGGATCTCCCGCAGAGTGTCGAAGGCAGCGTGGTTCGTGATCGCGGCGCCGATCAACGAGGTGACAGCGCCCTCGACGGCCTGGGACGCCTGATCGTCCAGATGTGCGATCGACACCTCCTGCCCGATGAGCTCGCCAAGTTCGGCCTCGAACTCGACTCGTCGTGCAGCACTCAGACGTAGAAACGGCTCGACGAGCGCGTCTGGCAGGCTGAGATGCTTCGCCAGAGCGCGCAGGTGCTCGGCGGCAGGGAGGCGATAGCCCTGCTCCAGGTGAGCGATGGCAGTGCGAGGGAGCCTGCCGGCGTCCTTCGATAGCTGCTCCTGCGTCAGACCGCGGTGCTCGCGGAACGCGCGAACCAGTGATCCGAGGTCTCCCAACGAGTGGACGGCCATGGCTCCTCTGGGGGTAGGAAACAGTGGATCTATCGGCTTGCGTCACTCGCGCGTCAAGCCTTGTGCACAGGCGTCTCCTCAGGGCTTCTTGCCGTCTGCGGCCACGTTCAACGTGCTCGACGACGCCATCCCCCACGCCGTCTCTTCTTCGGTGCCTCGGCCCGACGAGCCACCTCGGGGACGTGACTCCACGTCTTGCCCTCGTCGATGTTGCGGATCGACTTCGCGTCAACGCCGAAGCTGAACCCGATGATCCGCGGAGACACGCCTTGATCGAGCAGGGCGCAGATCTCCTTCACCTGCTCCTCGGTGAGCCGAGCGCGCGGGTTGTTGATCCCCGGCCGCCCTCGTGATGACGAAGCCGCGGGAAGCGCCTTGCGCTCGATCTCCTCGAGCAGCACCGCGTCCGCGTTGAAGGGGTTGGGCTTCGAGCCCTCGTAGAGGTGGCTGGGGTTGACGCACGTCTTCTTGCCGCAGGTGTGCAGGACCATCCCAGACGGAGGACGTCCGTGCTCCAGCTCGAACATGTGGCGGTGGGCCATGACGACGTGGCGGCCGACGCGGAAGACGCCGTACCCGCGGTTGTTCACCGCGCCGAGCCAGTACCAGCACTCGTCGCCGTTGCCCTGACGAACAAGGGCGCTGAACTTCGCGAAGGACGAGAGGTTCTGCTCCTCCGGGTCACTCGCTGAGAAGTACGGCCCGGCTTCTTCGTCTCGTCCACGTTCTACTCGGTGCAGTTGAACAAGGCCGCTGGCGTCGATCTGCCCTCGGTCACGTTGTTGTTCAAGTTCAACGACTACATGCCGGCTCGAACCTGATGTTCTTCTTCGCGTGGAAGCTCAACCGCCAGCCTCCCGGTTGAAGCGGGACTTGTCGTTGTTCTTCCTGTCGACGTTCTCGCTGAGCTTTGGACCAGCGGCGCTAGCAGCGCAGGGTTAGCAGGAGACGGTCGTCGTTCATGACGGCCTCATCGAAGTTCAACGGCTGCCAGGAACAACATCTGGTCCTTGAACTACAACCGCTTCAACCTATGCCTGGAGGTCCAGGGTGGCGACCCGGTCCCAGTCCTAAGGGTTGTGATCGGCTGAGTCGGAGGTGCGGGGGATGGGCGCTTAACTTTGTGGTTAGGAGTCTGTGTTGAGTAGGTAAAATATGTGTCTGATCATGGATTTAGCTAGGAACGGTCCGATCAGATCTAGGTACTCAACACCGAGTCCCAACTGCAAAAAAGATCGTCACCACCCCCTCCCTGACGCTGCGCAAGCACCCGCAGACACACCCCCAGGGGCCACCGCCGGGAGTACATCTCCTCAGCTCGGAGGTTTTGTTCATGCGCTTCACCATGAACTCGATGTCCGCCTCGTGAGTCGCCGCCGGCACCTGTCGGTGAAGACGGGCAAACAGCGGCCGTGATCGGCGAGTTCATCTAGAACGACGTCGGCAAATACAACGACTACTTGCTCGCCGAGCTGATCGACATCGAACTCCTCTCGCGATCGGCAGAACAACGTGGGCCGGTTCCACGGCCTCGCCTATGCTCCGCTCATGCTGCGCGTCGCAGTTCGTCTCGCACTCTCCCTCTGCGGCCCCCTCTCGTTCATGGCGTGCGGCGGCACTCAGACCGCCATCGCCACGGCTGATCCAGGCGTCGCCTCGCAGGGGGACACTGGAATTCGTCGTGGGCCTACCAGCATCCCGGTCGACGGGGACCCGAACGGCCTCTGATGGGATGAGACCGCGGCGGCCCTCTACATCGCTGACGCGAAGAACAACCGCATCTTGAAGTGGACCGACGCGGCTGGGTTCTCGACCGTCGCGGAGTTGCCCCCGGCGCCGCCCGAGGGCGGGGGCCTCGGCCGGGTGGTGAAGCTCCCGGATGGCAAGCTCGTGGTGACGCGCTTCGGCCACGGCAAGGCGGGAGACGTCGTCTACGCGAACCCCGACGGCACGAGCGGCATGGTGCCGAACCTCGATCCTCTCCGCCGTCGCATCGGTCTCGCGGTCACGAGCGACGGGACGCTGTACGAAGTGTTCTTCTTGTTCTCGAAAGACTGCTCGCCGCCGAGCACGAGCCCCCAACAGGCTTCTTCAAGCCACCGATGACCGCGGCCTCGCTCCCGGCCAGGTCGAGCCGCGCGATGCCTCCGCTCTTCACGCCGTCCGTCCTCGCTTGGCGCCTCGAACTCGACCTCAGGCCCGGGCTCGGGCGGGGTGCCCGCGGGGTTTCCTGCCGGGATGACGAAGGTCTTGAGGATGCGCCGCATGGAGGGCTCCGCGCGGTCTGGTCTGCTTCATCCGCTGAGGCGCCGAAGGAGCGGAGGCGAGGCGCTTGGCCAGCCTGCGAGGCGGCAGCCCACCTGCGCACCGAGCATCTGGACCGCGCGCCGCGCCTCTGGAAGGGGCAAAGCGCCAGGGCCTCGGCGGCGGGAACCCGCCAGAGTGAACCTCGTCAAGCGTCGACGCGTTTGAAGGGAACGAAGGGACGTTCATCGAACGTCGCAGGTTCTCTCCAACTTACGTTCTCCATCTTGCTAGACAGGTGGATCGGGAGGCCGAAGAGGTGGCGGGTGCCCTTGCCACCGTCGCTGGACCACCAGAACCCAACGGGGACGTCGCTCTCCTTCGTCAGCATGACCATCTGCGGCGCCCCACCGACACTGGTCTCTTTGCCGTCGAGAATTACATCGTGAAGCGCCTTCACGATGCCCTGCGTGTTAACCACCCCTTTTTTCTCCAGCTCGCTGAGTCGCGACTTCGCCGAGGCTGCCCCACTTCCGAAGCAGTGAACGCGCTTTGATGTGAGGTCGATCGCTACAGGTGCTGCGACGTCCTTGTCGCTCAACTCCAACCGCCAAACAGAGAAGCACTCCTTCCGTGAGTCCCAACCAGCGAGCAGAAGTGTCGCCGGGCGCCGCCACGCAGTCGGTATCAGTGGGAACGTGTGCCGGAGGTGTTCGTGGATCGCCATCGCCCTCGCGTCGACTGTCGGCGCCTCCTTTTCGTCCACCTTGTGGAGATGGTCTGAGTTGCTGATGGTCGCGACGGCGGAGGCGATGGCACTGAGGGCTACGAACGAGTCGCCGCAGTAGCCAAAATACTCTCGGGTCGGGTGGAGCCGATGAATCTTGGTAGCGTACTGCCACGAGATCTGGCCGCCCTTCCCATCGTCAGCGGACAGCAGACTGTCGCTCGCGATGTTGATCGCAGTCGGGTCATTGGGCTTGTTGGTCCACACCATCAACAACGTCATCTGGGATCCTCGAGAATACAGGATACCGGCGGGTCGTTCATCCGAGAACTCGCACCCCGATCTCGCCGCCCCTCGGCGTGTCCGGTTGGCGCTCGCGCTGGCGCTCGCGAGCGCCACCGCCTAGAACTTGTCGGCGTGGCCCCGGGCGTTGCGATCGGCGTCGAATCTGACCTTGCCCGAGGGGAGCACACGGCGCTTGATGGCGTGGACCTGGCCGACGAGCTCGCGGTCGCGCGGGAGCGTCACGTCGCGACGCTGAAGCAGGATCTTGAAGTCCGTCGCCCAGCGCTCCTTCGCCTCGTTGGTGAAATTCTCGCCGACAACCGTTCACGCGCTTCTTCGACGCGCTCGATCGCCGGCATGCGGCGAGTTCTCGGTTCATCATGGCGCGCGAGCTGAGGGATCGGCGCAGCTCACGGCCAGAGCGCGCCCCCCCGTACCTGGACGTCGGAGTTCGAGTCCTCCCTGGCGCGAGGCGAAGAAAAGTCGGCGCGCGAGCGGCGGGAGCCGAAGAAAAGTCGGCGCGTGACCGGTCGCGAGCCGCATCCATGCTCCGACCAGTAGGCGAGGATGGCCGTCCCTCGGCCTTCCCGTCCGCGGCAACCACCTTCGTCATGCAGGTGGTTGCCGGACGGCTCCCGCTAGGCCCCGCCCCGGGCCCGGCTCACCCGCTCCGCCGCCGTCCCCGCGTCACCGCGCGCAAGAGGCGGAGAACGGCATCCTGGACGTCCTCGGACGCGCCCTGGAACAGCCGTGCTGCCTCGATGGCGGCCGGGTCAAGGTCGTGGACGCCTCCCACGAGCTCCCCCGGCGGCACCCCCAGGCCCTTCGCGAGTGCGAGGATGCTCGACAGCGAGGGGTCACGCCGGCCGGCCTCGATGCCCCCGATGTAATTCGGGGTGAGCCCCGCGCGCTCCGCGAGCTGCTCCAGGGTCAGGCCCAGCGCCTCTCGCCGCCGCCGCACTTCCTTGCCGAAGTCCACGGCGCCGAAGGTCGCGGGGATGGCGCTTCAGGTGAACACACGATGGTGTTGACAATCAACACGATCGTGTATCGTGACATCGCGATGCATCGGTTTTCCCCTCCTCCGATCGTGCCCTCCGCGGCGTCAACGATCCTGCCCCTCGCGTTCATGCTGGCGAACAGCGTGCTTCTGGCTGGATGTTCCCGCGACGCATCGAGCATCGTGCGCGACTACCTGAACCAGGACAGTTGCCTCGACCGCGCCAAGTTCATCCTCGACCCCGAGGCGAACCGCGCCGCGCTCGCCGAGCACTACAAGGACCAGAAGGACTGCAAGAAGCCGTTCGAGTCGATCGAGGCCGACGACTGCGCGAAGATGAACGAGGGCGACTACTGCAGCGTCGAGGTCGTCTTCGGGAAGAACAAGCGGGACTACTACTACCACTTCAAGAAAACGGCAGAGGGCCTCAAGCTCGACTGGCGATCCTCGGTCGGATACAACCCCGTCTCGCTGCCGTTCTTCCGGACGCAACGGCTCAAGGGGACGTACCTCTTCCGCGTCTGGGCGAAGCTCACGGACTACTACAACTTCGACTACAACGACACGGAGCAGACCCACCAGTCCATCGAGCTACGCGACCCAGGCGGCGCGGCGATCACGGGCTACATCCGCCGCGACGCACCCACGGCAGCGGCGCTGTTGGATGTGCTCAAGGACGGCAAGGAGCACGGGGTGATGGTCGAGCTCCGGTATCCGCCGAACTCGAAAGACAGCAGCGTCGTGGGTATCGAGCGGTTCGTCGCCGAGCGCTGGCGCCAAAGGCCGGAGGAGTTCGAGGCGCGTCCCGCACCAGCGCTGCCCTGATCGCTGCGCTGGAGTCTCCTCCGGCCGAATGACAGACACGCGTTAGATCGGGTTTTCAAGCCCCCGTCGCCGCCGCCCTTGCAGGGGGCAATGGCAGCGCTGGGCGCCCCCATGGGATCGGCAACGGCGCCGCCGTACGGCACACGAGGTGCAGCTTCATCCCCTCGTGATCGACCGCGGAAACCTGCATGGCTGGGGTCTTCACACCATCCTTCGCCTGCCAGGCGCGCAGCGTGAGCAGGCCCCTGCGATGCGCACCGCGAAGCAGAGCCTTGAATGCCGAGAGACCGAGCCCCGTCGCCTCACCGCGGTCATCGAGCTCCTGGAACAGCTCCACGATGAGCGCATCGTCCGAGCCTTCATTGGCCACGGCCTGCACGCGCGCGGCGAAAGCATCGAGACGCATCGTGAACAGGCGGGGGCGCCCTTCGCGTCGCTTCTCATCCTCGTGGACCTTGCGCGCGAAGTCCTTTGCTGCGGCATAAGCCTTGGGAGAGAGCACCTCGAGGACGTCGTCGAGCGCGGCGTACATGTTCCGACGCGACCATCGCTGCACGAGATGGAATGTGGTTCGTCGGGAACGAACTGCTGATGCAGCGACCACCAAGGGGTTCTCGTCCTCGGGCAGCTTGCACGTGGCGAGTTCGAGAAGCCCCCGGTTGTACGCTTGGAGCAGTCGCGCCTTGAATGCGGAAAGCGTTGGGCAGGAGGGGACCTCGTCACGCTCGCGAAGCAGACGGAAGAGCGGTGCGATGAACACGCCATCATCATGTACCCCTTCGGTCACGCTGCGAGCCGCTGACTCCACGCCCGCGGCGAAGGCGCGAAGGGATCCGTTCACGAGCCCCGGTGCGCGTCGACGCTCAGCTTCGAGCTTGGCACGGGCGAAGAGCAGGACTGCGGCCGTGCCGTCCCGCGAGAGGACGTCGAACGCGTCAGGCCCCGTTCTGAGCTGCCTTCGGGAGGGCGGAGGCGGGGGCTCGAAAGACGCGGGAGGCGGACGAGCGGAGGACATCGAGACCCTCGATCGCATGTTCCGCGGCAAACCGCAAGAGAGGACAAACCCTGCTGTTCATCCTGCTGGAGGAAAGATCACGGGATGAGCAGCTCGCGCTCCGTGCCGTCGGTGCTGCGCAGGATGATCCTCTCCCGGCCGTTTCGGATCGCCGCGAGCAGCACGTCGTACAGGGCCACGGCTCTCTTCACCACTTCGGTGATCGTGCCGGCCTCGCTCATCGCACGCATCTGATCGAGCCTGCCACGAAGGCGCTCGGGAAGTTCCAAGTTGAGCCGGACCTTAGGTTCTTCGCTTGCATGCCGTGACAACCGATCATCCCCATCTGCCGTCGAGGCTCGTCCTGGTTTCCTGCCAAGTCCGACTCGCTATTCTACGTACGACGAGTCCCACGCGAAGGGCGAGGCTCCTCTGCCCGTGGGCTCTGCGAGGCGGACACCCGTTCGCAGAGCTGCGCGAGCTCTTCCGCGCTCATGCTGCCGATCTGCTCGACAACTGCCTCGAGCTCACTTTCCTCGGGGAACAGCACAAGGAACATCGGCGTCAAGTCGAGCGCGCGTGCGATGCGATCGAGGGTGGCGACGTTGATCGCGACATACCCGCGCTCGATGAGCGACAGGTGGCTCGCGACGACGCCGGTCTTCCTTCTGAGGTGCTCGAGCGACATCCCTTGTGCGAGGCGCAGATCCCTGATCCGATGACCTAGTTTGAGAGCAAACGGATCCGGCTCGTGTCGGCGGCCCATGTCAGGGCTCCCGCCGTCCGCGTGCCTCCGGAGCGGTACAGAAGTAGAGCAAGCCCCGCTTCGGATCATGGATGCCCGCGGCACGCTCGACGAAGAGCGCGAGTAGCGGAGCGGCGACGAGCCGGACGCGCCCTTCGCGCTCGGCGTGAAGTAGAGCCGCCTCGAACGCCGCGCGTGGAACTTGAACAAGGGCCCCGCGGAGGATCGGCTGCGGCACGCCCTGCGTGTTCTTGTAGGCCGGATGCAGCCGGCCCATCGCCGCGAGGATCGCGCTCACGACGGCCGGATCTGGGCCTGCGTCACGCGCGGCGAGGGTGCGCTGCGCGTACAGCAGGACGTCGGCGAGCTCGGGGATGCGGAGCTGCCGGAGGACATCGTTCACCTCCTCGATCGGCGTGCGATGACGTCGTCGAGGCTCGACGGGTGAGAGCGCAGGCGGGGAAGGTCGGATCGTCGAGCGCGGGTTTGTCGAGATGGGCGCGGCCTGCGCATCGGGGCCGCCCGGCGTACGTGTGGAGACGCGCTCGCCGCTCAAGACGCTCTCCTCGCTTGTGCAACGGGAGCGACGCGCTCGAGCAGCCCACGCGTTGCATGCTCGATCCCGGCAGCAACTTGTCGTGTCCCGGAGATTGGACCCGCAGGACGAAGTACAACCTGGCCTTGCTCTTCGAGATGAAGGAGCGCTTGGTCCACTGCGGATCGTGCGATCCCGAGGAGCTTGCCGCGCAGAACAGCAAGGCCGACCGTCCCGTCTTCGTCAGGGCGCATGTACATGAGCGCGTAGATGATCTGCGCCTCGACGTGCCCCTCCGGCCCCGCGAGCCTAGCTGCGGCGATGTGCTCGATGAGCTTCGCCGTCGCCTCGAGCTCGTGCGACTCGAAGCTCCAGAGCAACGTGTGCACCTCGTCGACAACGGCGCGTCGCCCTGGGGACAGAGACGAGACCAGCGTGGGGACGGGCCTGCGCGCCGCCTTGTGCGCGGACATGTGCACGTGCGATGTCGACGCAGAGGCCGCCGGACGCGCAGGTGCAGGGGCCGGCCCCGGAGCAGCGACAACCGCTGCTACAGGGCGGTGCCGCCAGAAGGACAAGACGCCGATCAGCACGCGCCACCATGAGGGCCTCACCGGGATCGACGTGGCGGGGACAGGAGGCGCGGGCGCCGCCGGCCGCACGAAGAACGCCGTGGGGGCGTTGTCGTCCTCTTCGTGGCTCGCAGCCGGGCGCGTCAGCACGCGCGTGGCAGCTTCGTCTTCTTCCTCGTCGGCCATGTACCCCTCCGAGCGCACGAATGCCGTCTGCGGTCTGAAAAGCCGCGAAGCCCCTGTCGTCGGCTCTACGACGTCGACTCAGGACGCCGCAGCCGACAGCGGATGAAGATCAGAGCGATGATCGCCCGGAGGCGGGCGCGGAACCTGGGCTAGCGAATGCGAGCCGTGTCCCGCGACCTCCTTCGAGCGAATATCACCATCCCCAGGCGACCGCGGTGGTATGCCTCGACGAACGCACCCCAATGCGCGCCCTGCACCGCGGCCGTCTGCGGATGATGATGATTCGCGAGGACAAACGCGTCCGCATGCCGGCGCTCATGGCCGGGCTCAGAAGCCGCATGTCCCTTACTCTCTAAACACGAGCCAACTCAGGCGACCCGTCCAAGGAAAGTGCACGCCCCCGTGCAAGAGGCTGGTCAGGGCGTGTCGTCGCTCTTCTGCTCGATCTGCCGCAGGCCCTCGAGCGCCGCGGCGATGTACTT
Protein-coding sequences here:
- a CDS encoding ATP-dependent nuclease: MQLFKLTIKGFRCFGPEETTIEFDPLTAFVGANGAGKSAALIALVRMFGTTNAHRTLTREDFHVSSAAGASMPNQLDLRIEAWFQFPELLNDAAAAASAAVPECLKHIVVSETASVPMCRIRLDGSWSAGPTAEGEVEQRLSWVNSDAVDAPEEKVFPLSGVERRLIQALYIPATRDAVRELRAVSGTILSRVLKVIRWPDELKEKISKLDRELTGMVRAEATLSELESTLREHWSDLVSGTSVPSFTFADTDLAGVLRRLDAEISGPVGSRSIHLLSEGERSLLYFALVESTLTFEAKLAGKGSATFDSGPRPVLTLLAVEEPENHLAPQYLGRILKKLRNLIAAGGVQVLLTSHSASIMRRVEPSEVRHFRAEANGGRRITRLSLPKDTEEAFKYVREAVMAYPELYFASVVVLGEGASEEIVIPRVARVLGLDIDPRFIAVVPLGGRHVHHFWRLLREIGTPYVTLTDLDLERHGGGWARIRDLVGELVEFGEGSAKVLDGVHLEQVDTVVPVAITDPTFASWIRHLEVGFNVFMSAPLDLDFSMLSAFPEAYKKLAPSRGGPQFPQPHEDVKPFVERVTRATLGTNGGSGLTYTDEEHKLFSWYAYFFASGSKPATHARALAQCDDTTLAKGAPDVLRRLAERVKALAPT
- a CDS encoding helix-turn-helix domain-containing protein; translation: MAVHSLGDLGSLVRAFREHRGLTQEQLSKDAGRLPRTAIAHLEQGYRLPAAEHLRALAKHLSLPDALVEPFLRLSAARRVEFEAELGELIGQEVSIAHLDDQASQAVEGAVTSLIGAAITNHAAFDTLREIQVFYGIRPVSQQFFNRYFKADSFQDIGQFSAAVKRYQAEAIRLFPTFMQAYEEMNRASDLATLVAALGTRSLDEYRDRAPWNRIENIDEARLRDLGYIAAAKLDQERKEREELVKWLRDMAAFIRQNGRTSVEEFKPKRRREMESLLRKFGSRLSHGPMSALFSPAPEELEAEAERLAPKDEIDRARIAGTQATGLRNLSQYLAADHMDVYVATSMREDSDFVSVNQFVLRLFEHPEVKPLKLRYFNPTQSWVEDRIAKGLVEALMLRRSAATIYMAQKSDTFGKDSEASVALGQGKPVIVYVPKLDAPELQLDSSELAQSSEDDLRNILHRIDPDEVSQTMDREAMLGAILNRRLAAGTDEQIADVVARHWADFGLDTETDRFKETRGKYLEWLRGVMSNPNAPPPIPEGLRADIDGTLVATAVRFERRASLFREKHPLALQVILSTGVLNGILVARSVDSCATLLRKVFENNLDLELVRGEDSYRLIERTTQSTIRVISKHHLLANAFASYYASHAP
- a CDS encoding HNH endonuclease, with the translated sequence MNNRGYGVFRVGRHVVMAHRHMFELEHGRPPSGMVLHTCGKKTCVNPSHLYEGSKPNPFNADAVLLEEIERKALPAASSSRGRPGINNPRARLTEEQVKEICALLDQGVSPRIIGFSFGVDAKSIRNIDEGKTWSHVPEVARRAEAPKKRRRGGWRRRAR
- a CDS encoding helix-turn-helix domain-containing protein, with amino-acid sequence MDFGKEVRRRREALGLTLEQLAERAGLTPNYIGGIEAGRRDPSLSSILALAKGLGVPPGELVGGVHDLDPAAIEAARLFQGASEDVQDAVLRLLRAVTRGRRRSG
- a CDS encoding helix-turn-helix domain-containing protein, producing the protein MGRRHEPDPFALKLGHRIRDLRLAQGMSLEHLRRKTGVVASHLSLIERGYVAINVATLDRIARALDLTPMFLVLFPEESELEAVVEQIGSMSAEELAQLCERVSASQSPRAEEPRPSRGTRRT